The genomic stretch AGGGGACCGCTGGAGGCATGGCATGCGGAAGCCTGTAAGGCGAAATGGTGCACACCACATGACATCAAGGCCCAGATCACCAGCGCCAACATCATTGATGCCTCACATGTAGTCTTCAACATTGCCGGCAACAAGTATCGGCTGGTGGTCGACGTCGATTACACACGCCAGGCCATGTTCGTGAAATTCAT from Chromatiales bacterium encodes the following:
- a CDS encoding type II toxin-antitoxin system HigB family toxin; this translates as MRIIAKRTLREFYRQAQYRDARGPLEAWHAEACKAKWCTPHDIKAQITSANIIDASHVVFNIAGNKYRLVVDVDYTRQAMFVKFIGTHAHYDKLRLKDD